The following is a genomic window from Crossiella equi.
TATCCCCTGGGCCGTCCCCCGCGCAGCTTCGCGGGCTGGTGCACGGCCTTTCCGGGCACGTCCCTCAACTCCGGCACGTACTTCCGCACGTACGTCCCGTCCGGGTCGAACTTCTCCCCCTGCACCGTCGGGTTGAACACCCGGAAGTACGGCGCCGCGTCGGTTCCGCAACCCGCGACCCACTGCCAGTTGTGCTGGTTCGACGCCAGGTCTCCGTCCACCAGCCAGTGCATGAAGTGCCGGGCCCCGCGCCACCAGGGTTGGTGCAGGTCCTTGACCAGGAAGCTGGCCACGATCATCCGGACCCGGTTGTGCATCCAGCCCTCGGCCAGCAGCTGCCGCATGCCCGCGTCCACGATCGGGTAGCCGGTCCGACCCTCGCACCAGGCCTGGAAGGCCTCGTCGTCGGTGGTGTACTCCATCGTGTCGAACTTCGGGTCGTAGTTCTTGCGGGCTGTTTCCGGGCGGTGCCACAGGACGTCCGCGTAGAACTCTCGCCAGCCCAGTTCCGAGGTGAAGGTTTCCGCGCCCTGGGTGTGGTGGTGGGCCAGGTCTGCCAACAGGGTTCTCGGGTGGAGCTGGCCCCAGCGGAGGTAGGGGGAGAGGCGGCTGGAGCCGTTGCGGTCTGGGCGGTCGCGGTTCGTCGGGTAGTCGGTCAGGGCTCCGTCTACAAAGGACTCCCAGGTTTCGTGGGCCGCTTGTTCCGAGGCCTCAGGGAGGGGGAGGTCCGTTTCGTCAGCCGGGATCTCGATGCCGCCATTTGGTTTTGCCCAGTCCACTGTGGACTTGTTCGTGTCCGCTGGTTTGCGCCAGCCGTGTTCGGCCCAGGCCCGGCGGAAAGGGGTGAAGACCTTGAAGGGGGCGCCGTCCTGTTTGCGGACCCGGCCCGGGGTCACCGCGTACGGGGAACCCGTGCGGACCAGGTCGATGCCTTCCGCGGCCAGGGCCTGTTCGACGCGCTCGTCCCTCGCGCGGCCGTAGGGGGCCGTGTCCGCGGTGATGTGGACCTTGGAGACGTCCAGGCGGGACAGCTGTTCGGCCGGGTCGCCGCGGAGGACCAGCAGGCGACCGTCCAGCTGCTCATTCAGGCTGCGGAGGCTGCGGTAGAGGAAGGTTCGTCGCACCTCGCCACTCGGGGCCAGCAGGCGGTCGTCCAGAACGAAGACGCCCAGGACGTCCTTGCTGTCCTGGGCCGCCGCCAACAGGGCCGCGTGGTCGTGGACACGGAGATCTCTGCGGAACCACAGTGCTGCCGTCACCACGAAAAGGTACCCACAGCGAACAGCCCCGGCACGTCAGGGACGAGGCCGGGGCCGCTTCTGTGGTGTCTGGCCGTCAGTCGATCAACGGGCGTCGATGGACTGGTAGTCGCGCTCGGCCGCACCGATGTAGACCTGGCGCGGACGGCCGATCTTGCGGGCCGGGTCCTTGATCATTTCCTGCCACTGCGCGATCCACCCGGGCAGGCGGCCCAGGGCGAAGAGCACGGTGAACATGCGGGTCGGGAAGCCCATGGCCTTGTAGATCAGGCCGGTGTAGAAGTCGACGTTCGGGTAGAGCTTGCGCTCGACGAAGTACTCGTCGTTGAGCGCGTACTCCTCCAGCTTGAGCGCGATGTCCAGGAGCGGGTCCTGCACGCCCAGCTTGCCCAGCACGTCGTCCGCGGTCTTCTTGATGATCGCGGCGCGCGGGTCGTAGTTCTTGTAGACCCGGTGGCCGAAGCCCATCAGGCGGACGCCGTCCTCCTTGTTCTTGACCTTCTTCACGAAGGAGTCGACGTCACCCCCGTCCGCGTGGATCTTGTTCAGCATCTCCAGCACGGCCTGGTTGGCGCCACCGTGCAGCGGGCCGAACAGGGCGTTGATGCCCGCGGACACGCTCGCGAACAGGTTGGCCTCGGAGGAGCCCACCAGGCGCACGGTCGCGGTGGAGCAGTTCTGCTCGTGGTCGGCGTGCAGGATGAGCAGCAGGTCGAGGGCTCGGGCCAGCGCCGGGTCGACCTCGTACGGCTCAGCCGGGAGGCCGAAGGTCATCCGCAGGAAGTTCTCCACCAGACCGAGGGAGTTGTCCGGGTAGAGGAACGGCTGGCCGACCGACTTCTTGTACGCGTAGGCCGCGATGGTCGGCAGCTTCGCCAGCAGGCGGATGGTGGAGATGTCGACGTGCTCTTCGTCGAACGGGTTCAGGCTGTCCTGGTAGAAGGTGGACAGCGCGGAGACCGCGGAGGACAGCACCGGCATCGGGTGCGCGTCGCGCGGGAAGCCGTCGAAGAACCGCTTCAGGTCCTCGTGCAGCAGGGTGTGCCGGCTGATCTTGGACGTGAACTCGTCCAGCTGGGCCTGCGTCGGCAGCTCACCGTAGATCAGCAGGTAGCTGACCTCGACGAAGGTCGAGCGCTCCGCGAGCTGCTCGATCGGGTAACCGCGGTAGCGCAGGATGCCCGCGTCGCCGTCGATGTAGGTGATCTCCGAGGAGCACGAGGCGGTGTTCACGAAACCGGGGTCCAGGGTGACCATGCCGGTCGTCGAGAGCAGCTTCCCGAGCTCGAAGCCGGGGGCGCCGTCGGTGGCCGAGACCACCTTCATCTCGTGCTCCCCGCCCTCATAACTGAGCGCGACGTTGCGGTGTTTGGCCGGTTTCACCGTCGAATCTGGCGCGGTCGTCGCGTCGGGCATGCGAGTCCCTCTCACGCTAAGGCGAGGCGCTTCACGCGCGCGGGGTGGGTTTGCCACCACCCGCAGCAACCGCCTCGTTGGGGTCCTGTCAGTAGTCACGCTAGTGGGCGTTACAGCCCAGCGCAGCCGCGTGAGTGGCCCAGCGGCGCATCTGGGACAGGTATCACATAACGCCCGTCCGGTTACCTCGTTGGCACCGGTGGGTCCCAACCTAGGGAATCCGATCGATCAAGACCAGATCCATGCAGGCCAGCGGGGTACGTGACGTCCACTACAGTGCCTTGTTGATCGATCAAGACCGGCCGTGGGGTAGTCGGGTACCCGCGAGTAACCGGCGTCACGCACTGGACTGGACCACTCGGCCGCAGGGGTCCTTCGGACGACCGAACGGGGCTATTGATCATCTCGGATCCAGCACGCGGAAATATCGGTCCGGCGTGGGCGGCGCATACGCCGGATTCCGATATTTGCCGCGGGTAAAACATGGTTTAGCCGATTGCGAGTTCCGCCGCGTACGGGGGTTCGGCCCCGGCCCGCGAACAGGTGATCGCGGCCGCCCGCCCGGCGAATTCCAGCGCGGCCGCCCACTCCGCCTCGCCGAGTCCGCGCACCGCCTCCCTGGACAGCGCGTCGTGGCCCGCCAGCCAGGCCAGCATGGCCGCGTGCACGGTGTCCCCGGCACCGATGGTGTCGACCACGTCGACCTTGGTCGCCCCCACCCGCACGGACAGTCCCTGCGCGGTGCGCACCTCCAGGCCGTCGCCACCGTGCGTGAGCAGCACCGCCTCCGGGCCCTGGGTGAGCCACTCGGCCACGTCGCCGCCGAGCCAGTCCGCGTCCTCCACGGACAGCTTGAGCAGCGCCACGTGCGGCAGCCAGCCCCGGAACCGCGCGCGGTAGGCGTCGCCGTCCGGGATCAGCCCGGCGCGGATGTTGGGGTCCAGCACGGTGAACAGCCCGCGCTCGGCCTCGCGCCGCAGCATCGTCTCGTACACGCTCGCGCCCGGCTCCAGCACCAGCGACAGCGTGCCGAGCGAGAGCGCCTTCGCCCGCGAGTCCAGCGGCCCGGGGTCGGTGACCAGGCGGTCCGCGGTGCCCTCGACGTGGAAGGAGTACCGGGCCGAGCCGTCCTCGGCGAGCCCGACCACGGCCAGCGTGGTGGGCTCCGCGCCCCGCTGCACGCCGCCCACGTCCACCCCGGAGGCCACCAGGCGGTCCAGCAGCGCGTCCCCGAACTGGTCGTGCGAGAGCCGGGAGACGAACGCGGTGGGCGCGCCGAGCCTGCCCAGCGCCACCGCCACGTTGTACGGGCCGCCGCCGAGCGCGGGCAGCAGCGGGCCGAGCTCTCCGTCCATTGTGGACGGATCTGGCACCAGGTCGACGAGAGCCTCGCCACCGACGACGATCACGCGCGTCCTCCCGCCCGGTAGGGGCTGGCCACGACGCCCTCGCCCAGGTCCTCATCGAAGGTGTAGACCTCGCGGCCGTCCACGAACACCCGCAGCGCGCGGCTCATCACGTCCAGCGGGTCGCCGGACCACAGCACCACGTCCGCGTCCGCACCGGGCTTGAGCGCACCGATCCGGTCCGCCAAGCCCAGCATGCGGGCCGGGTTGGTGGTGATGGCGCGCAGCGCGGTGCGCTCGTCCAGGCCCTCCTTGACCGCGAGCGTGGCCTGGTGCACGAGGAAGTGGATGGGCACCACCGGGTGGTCGGTGGTGATCGCGATCTCCACGCCCGCCTTGGCCAGCAGGCCGGGGTTGCGCAGCGAGCGGTGGCGCAGCTCGACCTTGGAGCGGGTGGTGAACAGCGGGCCGATCACCACCGGCACGCCGCGCTCGGCGAGCAGGTCGCCGAGCAGGTGCGCCTCGGTGCCGTGGTGCACGATCAGCCGGTAGCCGAACTCCTCGGCCAGGCGCAGCGCGGTGGCGATGTCGTCGGCGCGGTGGCTGTGCTGGGCCCAGGCGAGCTCGCCGTCGAGGACCTTGACCAGCACCTCCAGCGTGGGGTCGCGGTCGAACGGCTTGTTCTCCGCGGCCGCGTGCTCCCGCTTGCGCTTGTAGTCCTGGGCCTTGGTGAAGGTGTCGCGGATGACCGCGGCGGTGCCCATGCGCGTGGACGGCAGCGCCTTCTTGTCGCCGTAGACCCGCTTCGGGTTCTCCCCCAGCGCGCTCTTCACGCTCGCCGGGTTCACCACGACCATCTCGTCGACGGTGCGGCCCCAGCACTTCAGGGCCACGGTCTGCCCGCCGATGGGGTTGCCCGAGCCGGGCTTGACCACGGCCGTGGTGACGCCGCCGGAGAGCGCGTCGGCGAAGCCGAGGTCGGCCGGGTTGATCGCGTCGAGCGCGCGCAGCCGGGCCCCGTTCGGGTCGGTCATCTCGTTGGTGTCCTGGCCCGCCCAGCCCTCGGCCTCCTCGTGGATGCCGACGTGGGCGTGGCCCTCGACGAAGCCGGGCAGCACCCAGGTGCCGGAGGCGTCCACGATCTGGGCGTCCTCGGGCACGTCGACCGCGTCCCCGGTGCCGACCGCGACGATCTTGCCGTCCCGGACCAGCACCGTGCCGCCGTCGATCGGGTCGCCCACCACGGGCACGACGTATCCACCGGTGATCGCTATGTCCACGGTGGGCACGCTAACCGAGTACACCCCCGGGCCGAAGAGTCCTGTCCGGTTCGGTCAGCCGATCCGGTCAGCTCACCGACCCTGTTCGGGCACCTCGGGCACCGCGTCGAACAGGCTGACCTGGTAACCGCGGGCCTTGCCGCGCAGCGCCACCCGGGCGATGCCCAGTGCCGTGCGGGTCTGCGGGGGCAGCGAGCGGGCCAGGCGCTTGGGCAGCTGCAACAGCGTGCGGGACTCGCGGTGGGTGAGGCCGATGCCCCAGCCGCCGATGTCGGTCGGCTCGTCGCAGGCCCACCGGAAGCTCGCGGCCACGTTCTTCTCGAACATGGGCGCGTCCTGGTTGTCCACCAGCCAGCGGCCCGCGGTGTCGAAGGCGACCCGGGCACCCGGGAAATGCTCGGCGAACCCGGCCAGCGCCAGCCGGGCCTGCAGTGGCGGGAAGTACAGCAGCACCCCCTCGGCCACCAGGAAGTACGGGCCGGGCTTGGCCAGCACCGCGTCGACCCAGTCGGCCTCCAGCGCGGACCCGGCCACCAGGCTGCGGCGGTCGCAGTCGGTGAAGAAGCGCCGCCGCAGGGCCATCGCGTCCGGCAGGTCCAGGTCCACCCAGTGCACGCGCCCGTTGTCCAGGCGCTCGAACCGGGTGTTCAGCCCGGCCCCGATCTCCACCACGGTGCCACCGGGGTGGGCGTCGATGAACTCGCGCACCCACTCGTCCAGGATGAGCGTGCGCAGCACCGAGCCGAACTGCATCGGCGAGGCGCCGAAGCGGCTGAAGTCGTAGTCGATGCGCTCGACCATGCGGTCCGCGGTGACGTCCCTCAGCAGTCCGCGTTTCTTCCGGGTCTCCACGGCACGGGCGTACAGCGTGGCGAGCAGGGTTTCCTGCACATCTCCCAGCTGCACCGAGATGTCGGCCATGCCGCGCAGTCAAACACCGGCGCGCCGGGGAACCGGGCGTGTGCCTCGGCGTGTTGGCCCGCTTCATCCTCCCGGTACCTGCCAGGCTCGGCCCGATGAGCTTGCACACCTGCCGCCGGGAGGCGGGCGCGCCGCTGGTGGTCTTCGAGTCCGGGGTCGGCGCGAACCGGGGCACCTGGACCCTGGTCGAACCCCAGGTCCGCTCGTCCACGCTGGTCTACGACCGCCCCGGCCTGGGCCGCAGCCCCCGGGGCGGGCGTCCGCGCACGGTGGCGGCGATGACGCAGGACCTGGTGGCGCTGCTGGCGGCGGAGGGCGCCCGGGACTGCGTGCTGGTCGGGCACAGCCTGGGCGGGGTGCTCGTGCGGTACGCGCAGCACCTGCGCCCGGACCTGGTGCGCGCGCTCGTGCTGGTCGACCAGGTGCAGGAGGAGCTGCCGGTCTACCTCGACGAGCGGCACGCCCGCCTGGTGTCGCTGGGCTATCGGGCTGGCTCGCTGCTGGCCCGCACCGGGCTGCTGCGGCTGCTGCTCGGCAACCGCCTGCACCGCGACTTCCCGCCCGAGGTCCGGGCGGAGATCACCGCCGAGGAGCTGGCCCCGGGCGCGCTGGCCACCGCGGCGGAGGAGGTCCGGTTGATCCCGGCGGGCCTGCGCGCGCTGCCGCCGCTCGCGCGCCCGGACATCCCGGTCACGGTCATCTCCGGCGGCAGGCCGGGCCCGCACGAGAAGCGCTCGCGGCCAGTGCTCGTGGCGGCCCACCGCGCGTACGCGGCGGGCCTCGCACACGGCAGGCACGTGCTGGCGGAGCAGTCCGACCACCTGGTCCCGTTGCGGCAGCCGGACCTGGTGGCGGCGGAGATCAACCGGTTGCTCTGATCCCCCAGGCCGCGGACCAGTTCGCGCCCGGCGCGAGGGTCAGCAGGTCGACCCCGGAGTTCAGCGCGTCCGGCGGGCAGGTCATCGGCTCGATGGCCACCGCCCGGCCGCGGTCCGGGAAGCCGCCCGGGGTGTAGACCTGCACCCACCGGAACACCGGGTCGGCCCACAGCTCGACGCCGCCGTCCGGGCCGCGCAGCACGTGGTGCACCAGGCCGTCCGCACCCGGTTCGCAGCCGCCGAACGCGGTGTCCAGCTCCACGCCCGCCAGCAGGCGGGGCCGCGCGAAGTCCAGGTCGGTGCCCGCCACCGGCTCGGCGGCGCCGACCGGGACCTTCTTCTCCTCGTCGAGCCCGACCGCGGTGGTCGCGGCGAGCTGGAGCGTGCAGCTGTCGGTCGCGGCGTGGCCCGCGCGCGGGTACGGGTGGGCGCCGACGCCGAACGGCACCGGCTTGCTGCCCAGGTTGTGCACGGTGTGCCGGACGTCCAGGCCGTCCGCGTGCACGCGGTAGGTGACCCAGGTGCGCAGCCGCACCGGCCAGCCGGGCTGGACGTTCACGTCCGCGGCCAGGGTGATCGTGTCCGCCAGCCGCTCCTCGACCCGCCAGGTCAGGTGCCGGACCAGGCCGTGGCTGGCGTTGCCTCGCGCGGGCTCGGTCAGCGCGAGCTGCTGGGTGCCGCCCTCGTACGGCCAGCGCCCGTCCCGCACCCGGTTGGGCCAGGGCACGAGCACCGCGCCGCAGCCCATGGGCGGGGTGTGGTCCTCGGGGTATGTCTCCAGAAAGGGAACGCCGCGGATCTCGAGGACCCGCGGCGCCGCTCCCACTTCGTTGACCACCGCACGGGCCGCCCCGGAGGTGATCTCGAACTGCGCACCGTTCACCGTCACGGTGTGCAGTCAAGCACGTGCCTCAGCTCTTGCCGAGCTTGCTCGCGTCGAAGCTGATCTTCTCGTGCTTGCTGCGCAGGTACAGCCAGTTGATCACCCACAGCGCCAGGCCGACGAGCAGCAGCCAGCCCGCCAGCACGTAGTCACCGGTGGCCCGCCCGGACAGCGGCAGCGCGAGGTAGGCACAGGTCAGCGCGCCGACCACCGGCACCCAGGTGGGCGCCCGGAAGTGCTTGTGCGACGCCGGTTCCTTGCGCAGCACCAGGCAGGCGATGTTCACGATGGTGAACACGACGAGCAGCAGCAGCGCGGTGGTGCCGCCGAGGGCGCCGATGTCCATGGTGGACACCAGGACCACCGCGATGAGGCTGGTGAAGATGATCGCGATCCACGGCGTGCGGCGGGTCTGGTGCACCCGGCTGAACGGCATCGGGATGATGCGCTCGTTGGCCATGCCGTAGAGCAGGCGGCTGGCCATCAGCATGTTGATCAGCGCCGAGTTGGCCACCGCGAACAGGCCGATGAAGGCCAGGATCTCCGGCGGGAAGCCCGGCGCGCCGACCTGGATCACCTTGAGCAGCGCGGAGGAGCCGGCGGTCTTGAGGTCCTGGGTGCTCAGCAGCAGCGAGGACGCGATGGCCACCAGCACGTAGATCGTGCCCGCGATGGCCATGCCCATCAGCATGGAGCGCGGGAAGATGCGGACCGGGTCCTTGCACTCCTCGGCCATGTTCACCGAGTCCTCGAAACCGACCATCGCGAAGAAGGCCAGCGAGGTGGCCGAGGTGATCGCGATCAGCGTGCTCTGGTTCTCGGTGTTGAACTCCACCAGCCGGGACCAGTCGCCCGCGCCCTGGTAGAAGGCCGCGTAGATGCCGACGCCGACCACGATGGCCAGACCGGACAGCTCGATGATCGTCAGGATGACGTTGGCCTTGACCGACTCGCCGACGCCGCGGAAGTTGATGAACGCCAGCAGCGCGAGGAACCCGATGGCCACCCACGGCCCGGGGGTGGCGACGAAGGCCTTGAGGTAGGTGCCGCCGAAGGCCACCGCGGCCGAGGAGGCCGAGGTGATGCCGGAGCACATGACCGCGAAGGCCACCATGAACGTGAGGAACGGTTTCTTGAACGCGCGGTTGGTGTACAGCGCGGCCCCGGCCGCCTGGGGGTACTTGCCCACCAGCTCGAGGTAGCTGAACGCGGTCAGGAAGGCCACCACGAAGGCCAGTAGGAACGGCACCCACAGCGCCCCGCCGACCTTGCCCGCCACGGTGCCCGTCAACGCGTACACACCGGTACCGAGGATGTCGCCGATCACGAAGAACAGCAGCAGCTTCGGCCCGATGGCCCGCTTGAGCTCGGGTTGGCCGGAGCTGGCCCCGTGGGCTGTCGTTTCGCTCGCCATGGGAAAAGTGTGACTGGTCACATAGGGTACGGGGAGTCACCCGGGCGTGATTCGAGCGAGGTACACCAAATCGTCACCCGGACGCGCGAGATGTGCTGAACTACCGGACATGGGCAAGCGCGCAGTCCGCCTCACCGCTCTCCTGGCCGCCACCGCGGCCCTGGCCGCCTGCACCTCCCCGCCGGAGCCCCCGATGGGCTCGCCGGGCCCGGTGCTCGACCCGCAGGCCATCGCGTACGACAACCTGGACTTCAACCGGTCGCGCAACGAGGTCTTCGACAACACCTGCGAGACGCTGCCCAAGAACCTGTCAGCGCTGCTGAACCTCCAGGGCAAGCCCTTCACGCCCACGGGCGGCGGCTGCTTCTCGAAGGAGCCATGGGGCGGGCTGAGCATCCAGCTGTTCAGCCCGCGCAGCTGGCGCAAGTCGAAGCAGCAGTACTTCGACGACGCCTGGAACGGCACGAACGGCGGGGGAGGCTACTTCCAGCGGTCGATCCTGCTGGACCGCTACTACGCGGTCACCATGATCAGCGGCGAGGTGAACCAGTACTGCACCCTCACCGTGGACACCGGCGCGGAGCAGCCCTTCGAGGTGCAGGCGTCGATGGACACCGACGAGTCCTTCCGGCTGACCAAGGCCGACGTCGACCAGCCGATCGACCGGGCCTTCAACGAGTTCTGCCCCAAGGCCAAGGAGGCGGCGGAGAAGGTGCTGCCCCTGATCGACAAGGACGGCGGCAGCCGGGCCCGCTGAGACGCGGGCCCGGCCCCGGGCTCAGCCCGCGTCGCGGCGCTGGAGCAGGAACAGCGAGTAGGCCAGCAGCGTGAGCCAGACGATCAGGGACGAGACCGTCGGCGCCCAGTTGGAGTCGAGCCCGGCCAGGTGCCAGGCCGACTCGAGCGGGTAGATGAACCCGAATACCTCGGGCAGGCTCAGCCGGGCGACGGCCAGCAGCGGCACCACGATGAAGAACACGGTCAGCGCGCCGCCCGTGTTCGGTACGAGCAGCGAGACGATCAGCGCGGTGAGCAGCACCTGCGCGGTGGCCAGCGCGATCACGCCGAGCACCCAGCCGGGCCGCATGCCGAGCAGGTAGTTGTGGTTGATGTTCCCGGCGGTCAGCTTGATCAGCTGCGGGAACACGATGAACGTGAACAGCGTGCACACCAGCCACACCCCGGCCAGCACGGTGCCCTGGGCCAGCAGGTAGCGCATCCGGGACGGCTGCACCAGCAGTGTCGGCTGCACGCTCTTGTACTGCCACTCCCCCGCCACCAGCTTGATCACGGTGGCGAAGACCAGCAGCAGGCCGAGCTGGACCACGATCAGCACGGGCTGGATCTGGTTGCCCGCGCTGGCCAGGTTCGACTGAGTGAGGCTGAACAGCAGCATCAGGCCGATCAGGAAGACCGGCGCGAAGGCCATCACGATCTTGTCGGACCGGGTGCCGACCAGCTTGCGCGCCTCTACCACCACCAGCCGCCAGAACGGTGAGGCCTGGGCCGCGCGGGCGGTCGAGGGGGTGTTGACGGCCATCGCACCGGCGCCGGGCAGGCCGGGGGGCCCCGGCTGGCCGGGCATCGCGGGCTGCTGGCCGGGCTGGGGGCCGCCGGGGTAGCCCGATCCGGGCGGCTGCTGGCCACCGGGGTAGCCCGGGGTGACGGGCTGCTGGCCGGTCTGCAGACCACCGGTACCACCCGGGGGCAGGGGCTGCTGGCCGCCGGGATGACCCGGAACCGCGGGCTGCTGCCCCGTCTGCGGGCCGCCCGGGTAGCCGGGCTGGCCCGGTGCCGGGTGGCCCTGGGCACCCGGCTGCGGGGCGGGCCAGCCGCCGGTGCCGCCCGGGACCTGCTGCGGGCCGGTGGTGGGCTGGCCTGGCTGGGACGGATAGGTCATGCCGGGCCTCCCCCGGTGAGGCGGAAGAACAGGTCTTCCAGGTTCATCTGCTCCTCGCGCAGGCCCAGCAGGGGGATGCCAGCGGCGAAGGTGACCTCGGAGACCTGCTCGACCGGGGCGTGCGCGGCGATGTAGTTGTCCGGCGCGGGCTGGATGGCGATGCCGCCGCGTTGCAGGGCCTCGGCCAGGCGGTTCATGTCCTTGGCGCGGACCAGGGACCTGGACGAGGTGGTCAGGCTGGCCAGCGGGCCGTCGGCCACGATGCGGCCCTGGCCGATCACCAGGACGCGGTCCGCGGTCTGGTCCACTTCGGACAGGACGTGGCTGGACAGCAGGACCGTGCCGCCCCGGCTGGCGTGGCCGCGCAACAGGTTGCGGACCGCGCGGATGCCTTCCGGGTCCAGGCCGTTGATCGGCTCGTCCAGGATCAGCAGGGGCGGGTCGGTGAGCAGGGCGTGGGCGATGCCCAGGCGCTGCCGCATGCCGAGGCTGTACTTGCCGATCTTGCGGGTGGCCGCGTCGGCCAGGCCCACCGTCTCGAGCACCTCGTCGGCACGCCGGGCGGGCACGCCCGCCAGGGTGGCCGCCATGCGGAGGTGGCCCCGGCCGCTGCGTCCCGGGTGGACGGCGGCCGCGTCGAGCAGCACACCGGCCACGTGGGACGGGTTGGGCCAGGCCGAGAACGGGCGCCCGGCGACCATCGCCCGGCCCGCGTTCGGCACGGTCAGTCCAGTGATCATTCGCAGGGTCGTCGACTTGCCCGCGCCGTTGGGCCCGAGGAAGGCCGTCACAGTGCCTGGCTGGAGCTCGAAGCTCACCTGGTCAACGACCGTGCGTCCCTCGTAGGCCTTGGTCAGCCCCCACGCAGTGAGCACCGGCCCACCGTAGCCGGAGTGGTGGTCCCCCGTGGGCTGATTCGTCCGTGTCGCCGTGAGTGACGGTGCGCCACCCCATGGTGTCGGCATGCGGAAGCTCGCCGTGCTCGACGCGCCCTCCAACCTCGGCCTGCGCCCGCCCGTGCCCGGCGCGGTGCCCGGCTGTGCCAAGGCCCCCGGCGCGCTGCGCGACACCGGCCTGCTGACCAGGCTGGACGCGCGGGACGCGGGTTGCCTGGTCGCCCCGCGCCACGACCTCGGCGGCTGGCGGGAGGGCGACGGTGTCTTCCACGCGTCCCAGCAGACGGCCTACGCGCGGCGACTGGCCGACCGGTTGGACACCGTGCACGCCCGCGGCGAGCTGCCCGTGGTGCTGGGCGGGGACTGCGGCATCGTGCTCGGCCCGGCGCTGGCGCCGCGACGGTGCGGCCGGTTCGGTCTGGCCTATGTGGACGGACATTCCGACTTCCGCCACCCGGGCAACTCCGACCGGATCGGCGCCACCGGCGGCGAGGCGCTGGCCCTGTGCACCGGCCGCGGCCAGGCCGACCTGTCCAACCTGGACGGTCTGCGCCCCCTGGTG
Proteins encoded in this region:
- a CDS encoding cryptochrome/photolyase family protein; this encodes MTAALWFRRDLRVHDHAALLAAAQDSKDVLGVFVLDDRLLAPSGEVRRTFLYRSLRSLNEQLDGRLLVLRGDPAEQLSRLDVSKVHITADTAPYGRARDERVEQALAAEGIDLVRTGSPYAVTPGRVRKQDGAPFKVFTPFRRAWAEHGWRKPADTNKSTVDWAKPNGGIEIPADETDLPLPEASEQAAHETWESFVDGALTDYPTNRDRPDRNGSSRLSPYLRWGQLHPRTLLADLAHHHTQGAETFTSELGWREFYADVLWHRPETARKNYDPKFDTMEYTTDDEAFQAWCEGRTGYPIVDAGMRQLLAEGWMHNRVRMIVASFLVKDLHQPWWRGARHFMHWLVDGDLASNQHNWQWVAGCGTDAAPYFRVFNPTVQGEKFDPDGTYVRKYVPELRDVPGKAVHQPAKLRGGRPRGYPAPIVDHKEEREVALARFGATRA
- a CDS encoding citrate synthase; translation: MPDATTAPDSTVKPAKHRNVALSYEGGEHEMKVVSATDGAPGFELGKLLSTTGMVTLDPGFVNTASCSSEITYIDGDAGILRYRGYPIEQLAERSTFVEVSYLLIYGELPTQAQLDEFTSKISRHTLLHEDLKRFFDGFPRDAHPMPVLSSAVSALSTFYQDSLNPFDEEHVDISTIRLLAKLPTIAAYAYKKSVGQPFLYPDNSLGLVENFLRMTFGLPAEPYEVDPALARALDLLLILHADHEQNCSTATVRLVGSSEANLFASVSAGINALFGPLHGGANQAVLEMLNKIHADGGDVDSFVKKVKNKEDGVRLMGFGHRVYKNYDPRAAIIKKTADDVLGKLGVQDPLLDIALKLEEYALNDEYFVERKLYPNVDFYTGLIYKAMGFPTRMFTVLFALGRLPGWIAQWQEMIKDPARKIGRPRQVYIGAAERDYQSIDAR
- a CDS encoding carbohydrate kinase family protein, with protein sequence MIVVGGEALVDLVPDPSTMDGELGPLLPALGGGPYNVAVALGRLGAPTAFVSRLSHDQFGDALLDRLVASGVDVGGVQRGAEPTTLAVVGLAEDGSARYSFHVEGTADRLVTDPGPLDSRAKALSLGTLSLVLEPGASVYETMLRREAERGLFTVLDPNIRAGLIPDGDAYRARFRGWLPHVALLKLSVEDADWLGGDVAEWLTQGPEAVLLTHGGDGLEVRTAQGLSVRVGATKVDVVDTIGAGDTVHAAMLAWLAGHDALSREAVRGLGEAEWAAALEFAGRAAAITCSRAGAEPPYAAELAIG
- a CDS encoding amidohydrolase; this translates as MDIAITGGYVVPVVGDPIDGGTVLVRDGKIVAVGTGDAVDVPEDAQIVDASGTWVLPGFVEGHAHVGIHEEAEGWAGQDTNEMTDPNGARLRALDAINPADLGFADALSGGVTTAVVKPGSGNPIGGQTVALKCWGRTVDEMVVVNPASVKSALGENPKRVYGDKKALPSTRMGTAAVIRDTFTKAQDYKRKREHAAAENKPFDRDPTLEVLVKVLDGELAWAQHSHRADDIATALRLAEEFGYRLIVHHGTEAHLLGDLLAERGVPVVIGPLFTTRSKVELRHRSLRNPGLLAKAGVEIAITTDHPVVPIHFLVHQATLAVKEGLDERTALRAITTNPARMLGLADRIGALKPGADADVVLWSGDPLDVMSRALRVFVDGREVYTFDEDLGEGVVASPYRAGGRA
- a CDS encoding class I SAM-dependent methyltransferase, with the protein product MADISVQLGDVQETLLATLYARAVETRKKRGLLRDVTADRMVERIDYDFSRFGASPMQFGSVLRTLILDEWVREFIDAHPGGTVVEIGAGLNTRFERLDNGRVHWVDLDLPDAMALRRRFFTDCDRRSLVAGSALEADWVDAVLAKPGPYFLVAEGVLLYFPPLQARLALAGFAEHFPGARVAFDTAGRWLVDNQDAPMFEKNVAASFRWACDEPTDIGGWGIGLTHRESRTLLQLPKRLARSLPPQTRTALGIARVALRGKARGYQVSLFDAVPEVPEQGR
- a CDS encoding alpha/beta fold hydrolase, which codes for MSLHTCRREAGAPLVVFESGVGANRGTWTLVEPQVRSSTLVYDRPGLGRSPRGGRPRTVAAMTQDLVALLAAEGARDCVLVGHSLGGVLVRYAQHLRPDLVRALVLVDQVQEELPVYLDERHARLVSLGYRAGSLLARTGLLRLLLGNRLHRDFPPEVRAEITAEELAPGALATAAEEVRLIPAGLRALPPLARPDIPVTVISGGRPGPHEKRSRPVLVAAHRAYAAGLAHGRHVLAEQSDHLVPLRQPDLVAAEINRLL
- a CDS encoding aldose 1-epimerase family protein; amino-acid sequence: MTVNGAQFEITSGAARAVVNEVGAAPRVLEIRGVPFLETYPEDHTPPMGCGAVLVPWPNRVRDGRWPYEGGTQQLALTEPARGNASHGLVRHLTWRVEERLADTITLAADVNVQPGWPVRLRTWVTYRVHADGLDVRHTVHNLGSKPVPFGVGAHPYPRAGHAATDSCTLQLAATTAVGLDEEKKVPVGAAEPVAGTDLDFARPRLLAGVELDTAFGGCEPGADGLVHHVLRGPDGGVELWADPVFRWVQVYTPGGFPDRGRAVAIEPMTCPPDALNSGVDLLTLAPGANWSAAWGIRATG
- a CDS encoding APC family permease translates to MASETTAHGASSGQPELKRAIGPKLLLFFVIGDILGTGVYALTGTVAGKVGGALWVPFLLAFVVAFLTAFSYLELVGKYPQAAGAALYTNRAFKKPFLTFMVAFAVMCSGITSASSAAVAFGGTYLKAFVATPGPWVAIGFLALLAFINFRGVGESVKANVILTIIELSGLAIVVGVGIYAAFYQGAGDWSRLVEFNTENQSTLIAITSATSLAFFAMVGFEDSVNMAEECKDPVRIFPRSMLMGMAIAGTIYVLVAIASSLLLSTQDLKTAGSSALLKVIQVGAPGFPPEILAFIGLFAVANSALINMLMASRLLYGMANERIIPMPFSRVHQTRRTPWIAIIFTSLIAVVLVSTMDIGALGGTTALLLLVVFTIVNIACLVLRKEPASHKHFRAPTWVPVVGALTCAYLALPLSGRATGDYVLAGWLLLVGLALWVINWLYLRSKHEKISFDASKLGKS